The following DNA comes from Lentibacillus sp. Marseille-P4043.
CACTAAAATGCCTTGAAAAAGTAGATATGTTGGAATTTAAAAATCGACAAATTGGCGAATTGTCTGGTGGGCAACAACAGCGTGTATTTATAGCACGCGCACTAGCTCAGCAAGCTGAATTGTTTTTTCTTGATGAGCCATTTGTTGGGATCGATATCAGTAGTGAAGAGACGATCATTCGAATATTAAAGGAGCTTAAAGATCAAGGGAAGACGATCTTAGTTGTCCACCATGATCTAAGTAAAGCGAAAGATTATTTTCAACAAATACTCTTACTGAATCAGGAGTTGGTTGAATTTGGTGATGTAGAGGATGTAATGCGCCCGGAAACAATTGCTCGTGCATATCAAGGCCAACTTTCCTTTCTTAAAGAATTGGAGGTGAAATCATGAACTTTATCGAAGCGATTATGCATTATGAGTTTTTGCAAAAAGCATTGCTAA
Coding sequences within:
- a CDS encoding metal ABC transporter ATP-binding protein; amino-acid sequence: MSRSIAVDHLHVSYYGKEAIKDVSFSITPGKMVGIIGPNGAGKSTLLKSVLGLIPKDRGEITILNKDRKAVRKEIAYVPQRNNIDWDFPISVIDTVLIGTYPQLGMFKRPKKQDRALALKCLEKVDMLEFKNRQIGELSGGQQQRVFIARALAQQAELFFLDEPFVGIDISSEETIIRILKELKDQGKTILVVHHDLSKAKDYFQQILLLNQELVEFGDVEDVMRPETIARAYQGQLSFLKELEVKS